TATCAGAGTTGTCCCATGGAAAAGAGCCATGGCCATGGTCAAGAAAGGGAAAGCTGATGCTGTTTTCAACGCCGGATATAATGAAGAGCGTGCTGAGTTCTTGCGTTATCCTGAGACTACTTTGATCACGGAGAAGGTTGTTGCTGTGCGCAGTGCCGGATCTGACGTGTATTTTTCCCCTGATTTTGCAGGAGCTGAGAAGTATATCGGCGGAGTCGGCCGGGGGTTTTACTATGGCCCGAAAGTGGATAGGGCTCTCAAAGAAAACAGATTCAAAAGGATTGAGGAAGTCCCCAATCTTGATCTTAATACAAAAAAATTATTACTCGGCAGGATCGATTTCTTTTTTGCCGACTATTATCCGGTGCTTAATTTCTTAAATGATAACAATTTGCTGGGAAAGCTTGAAACCATACTTGAGCCCAAGAGTGGATTGCCGCTGGTTTATTCCCAGTCAGACACCTACCTTGCTTTTTCACGGAAAAAACATCCCGCAGCTTTTAAAAAAGTAAGTGCCGAACTGAAAAAGATGAAGCGCGAAGGCGTTTACCGAAAGATAATCTCCAAATATATTCCCATTCACGAGGGATTTTAAATTCTGAATTATTTCCAGCCCATGGGTTCGTAGCCTTTTTCTCGCAGGCAGCGTTCCACGAATTTTTTGTAGAGGGAGTTGGAATCATCTTCAATAGCTCCGCTGGCAGCACCTCCTGCGGCACCTCCGGCAGCTCCTGCAAGGGCGGAAGTTCCGGGACTTCCGGTAACCAGTCCGATACCTAATCCGACAGCTCCGCCGATCAGTCCGCCTTTAATGCCTGATTTGGCAGATTTTTTACCTTTGGACTCTTTGCCGACACTTTTTTCAGCAAAGGCGAGACAGTATTCAATATCTTCGGCAACCTTGGCCTCTCCGGCTTCTTCGTATTGTTCATTAGGATAGAGCACCGGTTTCTTGGCGCACGCGGCACAGCTCAGCATCATCAGTGTAAGTGTGAAAAACATTATTTTTTTTATCATAATTTTATCTGTTATATTTTGGGAATTTTTATGGTGAATCTTGAACCACGGCCTATTTCGGTATCAATTTCAAATGTTCCGTTGT
The Desulfovibrio sp. JC010 genome window above contains:
- a CDS encoding transporter substrate-binding domain-containing protein, translating into MFKSFAFVILIVLLFPSVLHAEELIFVTLDTPPQTYLENGKPTGFLVEIVTEAARRAGYTPDIRVVPWKRAMAMVKKGKADAVFNAGYNEERAEFLRYPETTLITEKVVAVRSAGSDVYFSPDFAGAEKYIGGVGRGFYYGPKVDRALKENRFKRIEEVPNLDLNTKKLLLGRIDFFFADYYPVLNFLNDNNLLGKLETILEPKSGLPLVYSQSDTYLAFSRKKHPAAFKKVSAELKKMKREGVYRKIISKYIPIHEGF